One stretch of Hymenobacter chitinivorans DSM 11115 DNA includes these proteins:
- a CDS encoding PAS domain-containing sensor histidine kinase, translating to MSASPFPPVLLSAEVLQVYETLPDPYLLLSPELVVLTASNAYLAATFMGREQLVGRSIADVFPANPDHSSVLGRSRLLESYQRVLRTGQPEQLPIQRYDLPPPTPGSAQPFVTKYWSVLNSPALDPDGSVHYLISKVSDVTELVEQGLQITDLSREVELSKALAHDNRQLVQELQKAQAILDTIQEAYVELSPAGDFTYLNRQAAQLLGRTPAELLGKNIEHAEAVVSPEARNLIRRALATQQRVEAEYLCSTLGYWVYMSVTPTAAGVIVQFYDIRDVKASRNELQREHQRLKESQAIGHIGSFEAEMSTGHVYWSDELYRIHGLEPQSHTPTPQSCLTAMFPEDQEIFMQRLTMSQLLPRFGMVHRILHHDGTVRLVETRTEVERDEQGRVVKVYGTVQDVTEMKQAEKDARESVSQFQTLVENTPDLITRWDRSLRLLFANSAFSQRSGKSLAELLGKTNREMQHPEEIAGPWMAKLRLVLETGQAQDHYNSAPTPTGLKHFYSRLVPETAEDGSVQSVLAIAREITDIKRLEKENLALQLSQQKQLLNAVLETQEFERRRIAESLHNGLAQVLYATKLHLEQIQPFPESPAFRQVLQAKERAGQFLSEAIKATRTISHELIPTTLEDFGLAAAINDVCQHMSHGALRIQCQVTGIAPALDKYLELALYRLVQELVNNIVKHAQATTARVVVAREEGAIRLTAQDNGRGFDPQRLSSKGFGLKTIRDRVKLLGGTTDIVSAQGQGTTVSIWFPVERE from the coding sequence ATGTCGGCCTCTCCTTTCCCCCCTGTACTGTTAAGCGCCGAGGTGCTGCAGGTGTACGAAACCCTTCCCGACCCGTACCTGCTACTGTCGCCGGAGCTTGTGGTGCTCACGGCCAGCAATGCTTACCTGGCGGCTACGTTTATGGGGCGGGAGCAGCTCGTAGGCCGGTCTATTGCCGACGTGTTTCCGGCCAATCCGGACCACTCCTCGGTGCTGGGCCGCTCGCGGCTGCTGGAGTCCTACCAGCGGGTGCTGCGCACGGGTCAGCCCGAGCAGTTGCCCATTCAGCGCTACGACCTGCCCCCGCCAACTCCGGGCTCGGCCCAGCCGTTTGTCACCAAGTACTGGAGCGTGCTCAACTCCCCAGCCCTGGACCCCGACGGCTCGGTGCACTACCTCATCAGCAAGGTGAGTGACGTGACGGAGCTGGTGGAGCAGGGCCTCCAGATTACGGACCTGAGCCGGGAGGTGGAGCTGAGCAAGGCCCTGGCCCACGACAACCGCCAGTTGGTGCAGGAGCTGCAGAAGGCCCAGGCCATTCTCGACACCATTCAGGAAGCCTACGTGGAGCTCAGCCCGGCCGGCGACTTCACCTACCTCAACCGCCAGGCTGCCCAGCTGCTGGGGCGCACCCCGGCCGAGCTGCTGGGCAAAAACATTGAGCACGCCGAAGCCGTCGTCAGCCCCGAAGCCCGGAACCTGATCCGGCGCGCCCTGGCTACCCAGCAGCGCGTGGAAGCCGAGTATCTGTGCAGCACGCTGGGCTACTGGGTGTATATGTCGGTTACGCCCACGGCGGCCGGCGTTATCGTGCAGTTCTACGACATCCGGGACGTGAAAGCCTCGCGCAATGAGCTGCAGCGCGAGCACCAGCGCCTCAAAGAGTCGCAGGCCATCGGGCACATCGGCAGCTTCGAGGCCGAGATGAGCACCGGGCACGTGTACTGGAGCGACGAGCTCTACCGCATTCACGGCCTGGAGCCCCAGAGCCACACGCCCACGCCGCAGAGCTGCCTGACGGCCATGTTCCCGGAAGATCAGGAAATCTTTATGCAGCGGCTGACCATGTCGCAGCTGCTGCCGCGCTTTGGCATGGTGCACCGCATCCTTCACCACGACGGCACGGTGCGCCTGGTCGAAACCCGCACCGAAGTGGAGCGCGACGAGCAGGGGCGGGTAGTGAAAGTGTACGGCACGGTGCAGGACGTGACGGAGATGAAACAGGCCGAAAAGGACGCCCGCGAAAGTGTCAGCCAGTTTCAGACCCTGGTGGAGAATACGCCCGACCTTATCACGCGCTGGGACCGAAGCCTGCGCCTGCTTTTTGCCAACTCCGCCTTCAGCCAGCGCAGCGGCAAGTCCCTGGCCGAGCTGCTGGGCAAGACCAACCGGGAAATGCAGCACCCCGAGGAAATAGCCGGCCCCTGGATGGCCAAGCTGCGCCTGGTGCTCGAAACGGGCCAGGCCCAAGACCACTACAACTCGGCCCCCACGCCCACGGGCCTCAAGCACTTCTACTCCCGGCTGGTGCCCGAAACGGCCGAGGACGGCTCCGTGCAGAGCGTGCTGGCCATTGCCCGCGAAATTACCGACATCAAGCGCCTGGAAAAGGAGAACCTGGCTCTGCAGCTTTCCCAGCAGAAGCAGTTGCTCAACGCCGTGCTCGAAACCCAGGAGTTTGAGCGCCGCCGCATCGCCGAGAGCCTGCACAACGGGCTGGCGCAGGTGCTTTATGCCACCAAGCTACACCTGGAGCAAATTCAGCCCTTCCCCGAGAGCCCCGCCTTCCGGCAGGTGCTGCAAGCCAAAGAGCGGGCCGGGCAGTTTTTGTCGGAGGCCATCAAAGCCACCCGCACCATTTCCCACGAGCTGATTCCGACCACGCTGGAGGACTTCGGACTGGCCGCGGCCATCAATGACGTGTGCCAGCACATGAGCCACGGGGCCCTGCGGATTCAGTGCCAGGTTACGGGCATTGCGCCGGCGCTGGACAAATACCTGGAACTGGCCTTGTACCGGCTGGTGCAGGAGCTGGTCAACAACATCGTCAAGCACGCCCAGGCTACCACGGCCCGGGTGGTGGTGGCCCGCGAAGAAGGGGCCATTCGCCTCACCGCTCAGGACAACGGCCGTGGTTTCGACCCCCAGCGCCTCAGCAGCAAGGGGTTTGGGCTCAAAACCATCCGGGACCGGGTCAAGCTGCTCGGCGGCACCACCGACATCGTGTCGGCTCAAGGCCAGGGTACTACCGTGAGCATCTGGTTTCCGGTAGAGCGGGAGTAA
- a CDS encoding efflux RND transporter permease subunit: protein MIAETFIRRPVTAIVTSLVIVLVGVLAILKLPVGQYPEITPPTVSVSGTYTGADAQTVEQTVATPVEVQVNGTPGMTYLQSNSTSNGQMSMTVNFEVGTDINIAALDVQNRVGIAQPTLPQEVQRLGLVVRKRNPSILMLVAMYAPKGSHNTTFLDNYANVFIKDALLRTKGVGDIVSRADDFSMRVWLNPDKLSQLGVTAQEVTAAIQEQNAQIAAGSIGAPPAQTGQTFEYIVFVKGRLTTTEEFGNIVVKTRPDDGSVVYLRDVARVELGKFNYSSNSFVDGKRAAYLLVYQAPGANALQTYQNVVTTMNQLKKQFPTDLDYVIPFEAASVVKVSINEVLHTLVEALLLVIVVVYLFLQSWRSTLIPVLAIPVSIIGTFIMFIPLGFTINTLTMFGFVLAIGIVVDDAIVVVEAVEHNMNERGLSPLDATLAAMREISAPVIAIALILAAVFVPVGFIPGITGRLYQQFAITIAISVIISAFVALSLTPALCVLLLKPHKRDENSTGLDKFFYKFNTWFDKVTGKYGNGVQRGIKNARFVVIILLCIVAGTGLLFKNKASGFIPTEDEGRLIVTFNLPEASSTERTVSTLHEIMKELSQVKGIAHYAGLGGLNAVNFSSKSNSGTVFCQLEPWEDRKDKEVQLQGLIATVTQRLSRLREANVVVISPPAIPGLGNTGGFSFVLQEREAGGDIKNFDAQLQNFLGALRKRPEIAAPFSFFTANTPGYQLTIDREKAKKLGVSISDIGTALRTYLGSAYVNDFTVYGRNFRVVTQADSMYRADISNLGQYYVRNSSGGMVPLSTLTTYKRTESAPLISHYNLFRSAEINGNPAPGYSSGDAIAALKEVAAQSLPQGYDFEFSGLTREEQLASGQTVYIFALSIAFVFLFLAALYESWSVPFSVLLAVPLGAFGAILALTFLPKLTNNVYAQIGLITLIGLSAKNAILIIEFAKERVDKGMPLVDATLEAVRLRLRPIVMTSLAFILGVLPLVFASGAGAQSRQTIGWTVLGGMLSATILAIFIVPVLYVLITRLAYGKAKLAEMEANYKPDADDHNLPGHDQDRLNPGPDDPKLLPAH from the coding sequence ATGATTGCAGAAACCTTTATTCGGCGCCCCGTTACGGCCATCGTCACCTCCCTGGTGATTGTGCTGGTCGGGGTGCTGGCCATCCTGAAGCTGCCCGTGGGGCAGTACCCGGAAATCACGCCGCCCACGGTATCGGTGAGCGGCACCTACACCGGCGCCGACGCCCAGACTGTGGAACAAACCGTGGCCACGCCCGTGGAAGTGCAGGTCAACGGCACGCCGGGCATGACCTACCTGCAAAGCAACAGCACCAGCAACGGGCAGATGAGCATGACGGTGAACTTTGAGGTCGGGACCGACATCAACATCGCCGCCCTCGACGTGCAGAACCGCGTGGGTATCGCCCAGCCGACGCTGCCCCAGGAAGTACAGCGCCTGGGCCTGGTGGTGCGCAAGCGCAACCCCAGCATTCTGATGCTGGTGGCCATGTACGCCCCCAAAGGCAGCCACAACACGACCTTTCTCGACAACTACGCCAACGTCTTTATCAAGGACGCGCTGCTGCGCACCAAGGGCGTGGGCGACATCGTGAGCCGGGCCGACGACTTCTCGATGCGCGTCTGGCTCAACCCCGACAAGCTCAGCCAGCTGGGCGTAACGGCCCAGGAAGTGACGGCCGCCATTCAGGAGCAGAACGCCCAGATTGCGGCCGGCTCCATTGGGGCCCCGCCCGCCCAGACCGGGCAGACCTTTGAGTACATCGTGTTCGTGAAAGGCCGCCTGACCACGACCGAGGAGTTCGGCAACATCGTGGTCAAAACCCGGCCCGACGACGGCTCGGTGGTGTACCTGCGGGATGTGGCCCGGGTGGAGCTGGGCAAGTTCAACTACTCGAGCAACTCCTTCGTGGACGGCAAGCGGGCCGCCTACCTGCTCGTGTACCAGGCCCCCGGCGCCAACGCCCTGCAAACCTACCAGAACGTGGTGACGACCATGAACCAGCTCAAGAAGCAGTTTCCGACCGACCTCGACTACGTGATTCCCTTTGAGGCCGCCTCGGTGGTGAAAGTGTCCATCAACGAGGTGCTGCACACCCTGGTGGAGGCCCTGCTGCTGGTCATCGTGGTGGTGTACCTGTTTTTGCAGAGCTGGCGCTCCACCCTGATTCCGGTGCTGGCCATTCCGGTGTCCATCATCGGCACCTTCATCATGTTTATTCCCCTGGGCTTCACCATCAACACCCTGACCATGTTCGGCTTTGTGCTGGCCATCGGCATTGTGGTCGATGACGCCATTGTGGTGGTGGAAGCCGTGGAGCACAACATGAACGAGCGGGGCCTCTCGCCGCTGGACGCCACGCTGGCGGCCATGCGCGAGATTTCGGCGCCCGTTATTGCCATTGCCCTCATTCTGGCGGCGGTGTTTGTGCCCGTGGGCTTTATTCCCGGCATCACCGGCCGCCTGTATCAGCAGTTTGCCATCACCATTGCCATTTCGGTGATTATCTCGGCCTTCGTGGCCTTGTCGCTCACGCCGGCTTTGTGCGTGCTGCTGCTCAAGCCCCACAAGCGCGACGAGAATTCGACGGGCCTCGACAAGTTCTTCTACAAGTTCAACACCTGGTTTGACAAGGTGACGGGCAAGTACGGCAACGGCGTGCAGCGTGGTATCAAGAATGCCCGCTTCGTGGTCATTATCCTGCTCTGCATCGTGGCCGGCACGGGCCTGCTGTTCAAGAATAAGGCCTCGGGCTTTATCCCGACCGAGGACGAAGGCCGCCTCATCGTGACCTTCAACCTGCCCGAGGCGTCCTCGACCGAGCGCACGGTGAGCACCCTGCACGAGATTATGAAGGAGCTCAGCCAGGTGAAGGGCATTGCCCACTACGCCGGCCTGGGCGGCCTGAACGCGGTAAACTTCTCGTCCAAGTCGAACAGCGGCACCGTATTCTGCCAGCTCGAGCCCTGGGAAGACCGCAAAGACAAGGAAGTGCAGCTCCAGGGCCTGATTGCCACGGTGACCCAGCGCCTGAGCCGCCTGCGGGAAGCCAACGTGGTGGTCATTTCCCCGCCCGCTATTCCGGGCCTGGGCAACACCGGCGGCTTCTCGTTCGTGCTCCAGGAGCGCGAGGCCGGCGGCGACATCAAGAACTTCGACGCCCAGCTCCAGAACTTCCTGGGCGCCTTGCGCAAGCGGCCCGAAATTGCGGCCCCGTTCTCGTTCTTCACCGCCAACACGCCCGGCTACCAGCTCACCATTGATCGGGAGAAAGCCAAGAAGCTCGGCGTCTCCATTTCCGACATCGGCACGGCCCTGCGCACCTACCTGGGCTCGGCCTACGTGAACGACTTTACCGTCTACGGCCGCAACTTCCGCGTCGTGACCCAGGCCGACAGCATGTACCGCGCCGACATCTCGAACCTGGGCCAGTACTACGTGCGCAACAGCAGCGGCGGCATGGTGCCGCTAAGCACGCTCACGACGTACAAGCGCACCGAAAGCGCCCCGCTGATTTCGCACTACAACCTGTTCCGCTCGGCCGAAATCAACGGCAACCCGGCCCCCGGCTATTCCTCCGGCGACGCCATTGCGGCCCTCAAGGAAGTGGCCGCCCAGAGCTTGCCCCAGGGCTACGACTTCGAATTCTCGGGTCTGACGCGGGAAGAGCAGCTGGCCAGCGGCCAAACGGTCTACATCTTCGCCTTGTCCATTGCCTTCGTGTTCCTGTTCCTGGCGGCCTTGTACGAAAGTTGGTCGGTGCCCTTCTCGGTGCTGCTGGCCGTGCCCCTGGGCGCCTTCGGCGCCATCCTGGCCCTCACGTTTTTGCCCAAGCTCACCAACAACGTCTACGCCCAGATTGGTCTGATTACCCTCATCGGCTTGTCGGCCAAGAACGCCATTCTGATTATCGAGTTTGCCAAGGAGCGGGTGGATAAGGGCATGCCGCTGGTGGACGCTACCCTGGAAGCCGTGCGGTTGCGCCTGCGCCCCATCGTCATGACTTCGTTGGCCTTTATCCTGGGCGTGCTGCCGCTGGTGTTTGCCTCCGGCGCGGGCGCCCAGAGCCGGCAAACCATCGGCTGGACGGTACTCGGCGGCATGCTGTCGGCTACTATTCTGGCTATTTTCATCGTGCCGGTGCTGTACGTGCTGATTACCCGCCTGGCTTACGGCAAAGCCAAGCTGGCCGAAATGGAAGCCAACTACAAGCCCGACGCCGACGACCATAACCTGCCCGGCCACGACCAGGACCGCCTCAACCCCGGCCCCGACGACCCCAAGCTGCTGCCGGCCCACTAA
- a CDS encoding TolC family protein, with the protein MKKNQQAIWSLLGLFLLAPFLALGQPTAPPPTGPYTLEQCLQFALQNQPLLRQARIDEETAEANIRIGLAGWLPQLSLNATGQHYFQLPYTVFPNAEGVNVPRQIGLRNTSTVGLGATQALYNNDVQLALRSARPARQLAQQNSTNVRIDVVSGVSKAFYDVLLSQRQLDVLSEDIVRLQRSLKDAKARYDAGIVDKIDYKQAEILLNNSIVARKQAVEAIKAKSAYLKELMGLAGVQPLALQYDTLRLMQDAVVDTAVAVESANRIEIQQLQTQKALQEAQISYYRWGFLPSVSAFGNYNAAFQNNNLGDLYSQRFPSSYAGLQLSLPLFQGGRRLQNLRRVRLGDQRLDQDIIATRNRINTEFEQALATYKGYYTDYLIGQRNLALSKEVYSVVDLQYREGIKTYLDVIVAQTTLRTAQLNYYSALFQVLSSKVDLLRAQGSLPVSY; encoded by the coding sequence ATGAAAAAAAATCAACAAGCTATTTGGTCGTTGCTAGGCCTTTTTCTGCTTGCCCCTTTCCTGGCCCTGGGCCAGCCCACCGCGCCCCCGCCTACCGGGCCCTACACACTGGAGCAGTGCCTGCAGTTTGCCCTCCAAAATCAGCCCCTGCTGCGCCAGGCCCGCATCGATGAGGAAACCGCCGAGGCCAACATCCGCATCGGGCTGGCCGGCTGGCTGCCCCAGCTCAGCCTCAACGCCACCGGTCAGCACTACTTCCAGCTGCCCTACACCGTGTTTCCCAACGCCGAGGGCGTGAACGTACCGCGCCAGATTGGCCTGCGCAATACCTCCACCGTGGGCCTAGGCGCCACCCAGGCCCTTTACAACAACGACGTGCAACTGGCCCTGCGCAGCGCCCGGCCCGCCCGGCAGCTGGCCCAGCAAAACTCCACCAACGTGCGCATCGACGTGGTGAGCGGGGTGAGCAAGGCGTTCTACGACGTGCTCCTCAGCCAGCGCCAGCTCGACGTGCTCAGCGAGGATATCGTGCGGCTGCAGCGCAGCCTCAAGGACGCCAAGGCCCGCTACGACGCCGGTATCGTGGATAAGATTGACTACAAGCAGGCCGAAATCCTGCTCAACAACTCCATCGTGGCCCGCAAGCAGGCCGTGGAGGCCATCAAGGCCAAGTCGGCCTACCTCAAGGAGCTTATGGGCCTGGCCGGCGTGCAGCCCCTGGCCTTGCAGTACGACACGCTGCGCCTGATGCAGGACGCGGTGGTGGATACGGCCGTGGCCGTGGAATCGGCCAACCGCATCGAAATCCAGCAGCTCCAGACCCAGAAGGCCCTGCAGGAAGCCCAGATCAGCTACTACCGCTGGGGCTTTCTGCCGTCGGTATCGGCCTTCGGCAACTACAACGCGGCCTTCCAGAACAACAACCTGGGCGACTTGTACAGCCAGCGCTTCCCGAGCTCCTACGCCGGCTTGCAGCTGAGCCTGCCCCTCTTCCAGGGCGGGCGGCGCCTGCAGAACCTGCGCCGCGTCCGGCTCGGCGACCAGCGCCTCGACCAGGACATTATTGCCACCCGCAACCGGATCAACACCGAGTTTGAGCAGGCCCTGGCCACGTACAAGGGCTATTACACCGACTACCTGATTGGGCAGCGCAACCTGGCTTTGTCGAAGGAAGTGTACTCGGTGGTGGACTTGCAGTACCGGGAAGGCATCAAGACCTACCTCGACGTGATTGTGGCCCAAACCACGCTGCGCACCGCCCAGCTCAACTACTACAGCGCCCTGTTCCAAGTGCTCAGCAGCAAAGTAGACCTGCTGCGCGCCCAGGGCAGCCTGCCGGTTTCTTATTAA
- a CDS encoding nitroreductase family protein — MTNSPDATLPTPAQFDALVRARRSIQPVQFEPGRVIPDEIVQQLLENANWAPTHKRTEPWRFVVFKGAGLAKLAEFQANLYRQQAGEFVDEKKAQKLAANPLLASHVIAIGMKRHHVLPEIEEVEAVACAVQNLHLSAVAHGVGGYWGSGGITYAEEAKPFFGLGPEDKLLGFFYLGYVQQQPGRNLRKPIEEKVTWVTE; from the coding sequence ATGACCAACTCCCCCGACGCCACGCTACCCACACCCGCCCAGTTTGATGCCCTCGTCCGCGCCCGGCGCAGCATCCAGCCGGTTCAGTTTGAGCCCGGCCGCGTGATACCCGACGAAATTGTGCAGCAGCTGCTGGAAAACGCCAACTGGGCCCCCACCCACAAGCGCACCGAACCCTGGCGCTTCGTCGTGTTTAAAGGGGCTGGGCTGGCCAAACTGGCCGAGTTTCAGGCCAACCTGTACCGGCAGCAGGCCGGGGAGTTTGTGGACGAGAAGAAGGCCCAGAAGCTGGCGGCCAATCCGCTGCTGGCCTCCCACGTCATTGCCATTGGCATGAAGCGCCACCACGTGCTGCCCGAAATCGAGGAAGTGGAGGCCGTGGCCTGCGCCGTGCAGAACCTGCACCTATCGGCCGTAGCGCACGGGGTGGGCGGCTACTGGGGCTCGGGCGGCATTACGTACGCGGAGGAAGCCAAACCCTTTTTTGGCCTGGGTCCCGAGGACAAGCTGCTGGGTTTCTTCTACCTGGGCTACGTGCAGCAGCAACCGGG
- a CDS encoding efflux RND transporter periplasmic adaptor subunit — translation MKRTILALSYAAGLLTFASCGSKEADKAAGPPPATPVTLVAARTTDAVYYDEYPATVVAINNVELRSQVAGFITGIFFKEGDVVTKGKTLYEIDRRKYQAAYQQALAGLRSTQAVVQNAKVNLDRYQRLVQQDAIARQIVDNAATAYATAQSQVAVAQAGVAAARTDLSYSLITAPFSGRIGISQVRLGSQVSPGSTLLNTISGEDPMGVDFVITEADLARFVDLQRQSGGKSDSTFRLVLPDGTRYDQPGKILAIDRGVNQQTGTVQIRVQFGNPKRQLKDGLSAVLRVLNRQSGRRLVVPFKAVVEQMGENFVFIAGDSSKAVQRKVQLGPRLRDQIVIMEGIKEGDKVVTEGLNRLRDGGQITTAAPAPAPTAAK, via the coding sequence ATGAAAAGAACAATTCTTGCCCTCTCCTACGCTGCCGGCCTGCTGACCTTCGCCAGCTGCGGCTCCAAAGAGGCCGACAAGGCCGCCGGTCCGCCGCCGGCCACGCCCGTGACCCTGGTAGCGGCCCGCACCACCGACGCGGTGTATTACGACGAGTATCCGGCTACCGTGGTGGCCATCAACAACGTGGAGCTGCGCAGCCAGGTGGCGGGCTTTATCACCGGCATCTTCTTCAAGGAAGGCGACGTGGTGACGAAGGGCAAAACGCTCTACGAAATCGACCGGCGCAAGTACCAGGCCGCCTACCAGCAGGCCCTGGCCGGCCTGCGCAGCACCCAGGCCGTGGTCCAGAACGCCAAGGTGAACCTGGACCGCTACCAGCGCCTGGTTCAGCAGGATGCCATTGCCCGCCAGATAGTGGACAACGCCGCCACGGCCTACGCCACGGCCCAGAGCCAGGTGGCCGTGGCCCAGGCCGGCGTGGCCGCGGCCCGCACCGACCTCAGCTACTCCCTGATTACGGCCCCGTTCTCGGGCCGCATCGGCATTTCGCAGGTGCGCCTGGGCTCCCAGGTGAGTCCGGGCTCGACGCTGCTCAACACCATCAGCGGGGAGGACCCGATGGGCGTCGACTTCGTGATTACCGAGGCTGATCTGGCCCGCTTCGTGGACTTGCAGCGCCAAAGCGGCGGCAAGTCCGACTCCACCTTCCGCCTGGTGCTGCCCGACGGCACCCGCTACGACCAGCCGGGCAAGATTCTGGCCATCGACCGGGGCGTAAACCAGCAAACCGGGACCGTGCAGATCCGGGTGCAGTTCGGCAATCCTAAGCGCCAGCTCAAGGACGGCCTGAGCGCCGTGCTGCGGGTGCTCAACCGGCAGTCGGGCCGCCGCCTCGTAGTTCCCTTCAAGGCCGTGGTCGAGCAGATGGGTGAAAACTTCGTCTTCATCGCCGGCGACTCCAGCAAGGCCGTGCAGCGCAAGGTGCAGCTCGGCCCCCGCCTGCGCGACCAGATTGTGATTATGGAAGGCATCAAGGAGGGCGACAAAGTGGTAACCGAAGGCCTGAACCGCCTGCGCGACGGCGGCCAGATTACAACCGCCGCTCCGGCCCCTGCCCCCACCGCCGCCAAGTAG
- a CDS encoding TSUP family transporter: MTSSPLPSEAALPPLAPPAAGVPAGNNLFPVFLKLEKFRVLVVGGGAVGLEKLAAILGNSPATAVTVVSETFLPGIQLLAEQHPQLQLRHHAYTHVDLVGHDIIFVATDNPVLNRGIKAHATELGLLCNVADTPDECDFYLGSIVQKGDLKIAISTNGKSPTVAKRLRTVLADALPNELQEVLQHMTIIRGKLAGDFANKVKSLNAVTAELAGGPAYESPAAARWRKIATASLLAFAGMLVFNILSYYVTWDQVWGVASNARMFYIFVAIGFGAQLVDGLLGMGYGVVTAISLMSINIAPAAVSASIHTAEMFASGASGYHHYRFGNVNKKLFKVLLIPGVLGAITGAYLLSRFGETYGTYVKPLLALYLLLLGLRILTKAFSKPTKGRTKHKKLGLLAAAGGFLDSFGGGGWGPLVTSTLIAGGRTPQYVIGSVSVTEFFVTFASAVTFFATIGITHWQIILGLVVGGIAAAPFAARLAGRIPTRWMFVGVGLMVIVWSLWALRKLFM; the protein is encoded by the coding sequence ATGACCTCCTCGCCCCTTCCTTCCGAAGCAGCCTTGCCGCCGCTGGCCCCGCCCGCCGCGGGGGTGCCCGCGGGCAACAACCTGTTTCCGGTGTTCCTGAAGCTGGAAAAGTTTCGGGTGCTAGTGGTGGGCGGCGGCGCCGTGGGCCTGGAAAAGCTGGCCGCCATTCTGGGCAACAGCCCCGCCACGGCTGTGACGGTGGTCAGTGAAACCTTCCTGCCGGGCATTCAGCTGCTGGCCGAACAGCACCCGCAGCTGCAGTTGCGCCACCACGCCTATACCCACGTCGACTTAGTGGGCCACGACATCATCTTCGTGGCCACCGACAACCCGGTGCTCAACCGCGGCATCAAGGCCCACGCCACCGAGCTGGGCCTGCTTTGCAATGTGGCCGACACCCCCGACGAGTGCGACTTTTACCTGGGCTCTATCGTGCAGAAAGGTGACTTGAAAATTGCCATTTCCACCAACGGCAAGTCGCCGACGGTGGCCAAGCGCCTGCGCACGGTGCTGGCCGACGCCCTGCCCAACGAGCTGCAGGAAGTGCTGCAGCACATGACCATCATCCGGGGCAAGCTGGCCGGCGACTTTGCCAACAAGGTCAAGTCGCTGAACGCCGTAACGGCCGAGCTGGCCGGCGGACCGGCGTACGAGTCGCCGGCGGCGGCGCGCTGGCGCAAGATTGCCACGGCTTCACTGCTGGCCTTTGCGGGCATGCTGGTGTTCAATATCCTGTCGTACTACGTCACCTGGGACCAGGTGTGGGGCGTGGCCTCCAACGCCCGGATGTTCTACATCTTTGTGGCCATTGGCTTCGGGGCCCAACTCGTGGATGGGCTGCTGGGCATGGGCTACGGCGTCGTCACGGCCATCAGCTTGATGAGCATCAATATTGCCCCGGCGGCGGTGAGTGCCAGCATTCATACCGCCGAAATGTTTGCCAGCGGGGCCTCGGGCTACCACCACTACCGGTTTGGCAACGTGAACAAGAAGCTGTTCAAAGTCCTGCTGATTCCGGGCGTGCTGGGCGCCATTACGGGCGCGTATCTGCTTTCCCGCTTCGGTGAAACCTACGGCACCTACGTCAAGCCCCTGCTGGCTCTCTATTTGCTACTATTGGGCCTGCGCATCCTGACCAAAGCCTTCAGCAAGCCCACAAAAGGCCGCACCAAGCACAAGAAGCTGGGGCTGCTGGCCGCGGCCGGCGGCTTCCTCGACTCCTTCGGCGGCGGCGGCTGGGGCCCTTTGGTAACCAGCACCCTCATTGCCGGGGGCCGCACGCCGCAGTACGTCATCGGCTCGGTCAGCGTCACGGAATTCTTCGTGACCTTCGCCAGCGCCGTTACGTTCTTCGCTACCATCGGCATCACCCACTGGCAGATTATTCTGGGCCTGGTGGTGGGCGGCATTGCGGCGGCTCCGTTTGCAGCCCGCCTGGCCGGCCGCATTCCCACCCGCTGGATGTTCGTGGGCGTGGGCCTGATGGTGATAGTGTGGAGCCTGTGGGCGTTGCGCAAGCTGTTTATGTAA